Within Mercenaria mercenaria strain notata chromosome 15, MADL_Memer_1, whole genome shotgun sequence, the genomic segment AACATTTTCCGCACCAGTGTTGCCTGTGACTTCATGTAGGAATCTATTCCTTTAGTACTTTGACCTGCCTCTTTCGAAATGGTTCCATTCGAATGCGTTGGTGCTGTTGTGTGCTGAATTAGATTCTCTAAGTTCTTTTCAACTCTATCAATACGTGTTTCAGATTTGGTGACATATTCTCGAAGTAGTCTAGAGAAAATACGCAAATGTTTTATTGTTATGTACAATTAATGGGCGTGATTCAAagacatgacattttgtataaTATCTGCAAAAAAAGCTGTATGACACAGGTCTTAACTTTCAACTTGAAGTTGGCTTTTTCAGCTCTCATTTTAGGAACGCACGAGATAAGCAGTATTTTCGCAGAATAATGTTTAGTTTTATTAGattttaaagacgcgccacagaatagACTTTTGTACAtacatgatggtaattatatatgatttgcATAAACAGAAAAATTAATGGAGACATACAAATTGGCAGTGGCaaatattaggccaagacaatgagATTTATGTCTAAACATCttattgaatgaatgtagcagtatgcacagtatCTGAAGCTGAGTTTAGACTAGACTTCGTTTTTACAGTGTAAGATACTTATTTAGTTATGTTCttaaaactattctaaaaagacattgactgaataagtttgcagacacattaattcagggagggtcTAAATTTAACACATGTCACCTTGAAGTATACCTGTATTATATCAGAATTATCAGAATGACAGAATGAATTttacgaagttcatgtgggaggtaaaagtaggccactaggttgTGATTGGTCTTTAAGTAAATGCAGCATAATTACAGTAGCTAATGCAGTATCTGATGTTTTGCAGTATATACTGCAGTCCAGTAAGTGAATCTAAAGCCACAAACCGACTTGAAGTTATCTTGTACAGCTCTACCTGTGAATTTGTTTCCTAAATTGAACCCGTACCTAAGTATACCACAGACAAGCCTGATAACTTACAATATCAATATTGCGGCATACAGCACCAAAAAGACCCAAAAATTAAGAAAGCCAGCTTAAAGaccacataaaataaaataaggatTTCTTAgactatttttagaaaaagagtACATTTTGATGCAACATCTTTTGATCAAACTATATCGAATGTAAAACAGTTCATTTGGCAAGAACTACTAGACGTGAATGATTGCACGAATTTCACGTTAATCACGCATTAAGTAATGACACGCTTCAATGAGCAGAAATGTAACAGCAGTTTAGAGAATTATCATTTTTGCCCAAAATTTTTGCTTtcctttttcttgaaaatatttatcaaccGTAGTCTTTAGGTGCCTTGCATAGAGTAAAAGTTGATATATTGTCTAGTCCTCAGGGAACATGGATTTTGATGGTTTTACATATATGTCAAAACCTCTCATGGACGGACTCATTCGAACCGGGCCCACGATATATTTGCTTGCTTACGTTTATGGGTTCAAAATGATCACTGTTTActataatttattagtttttagaATTCTTACATATCAGTTTcggttttatatttgtttttctttagaaataatattTCCAAAAGAGTGACTTTGCTGTTGAATAATTTAGAGTTCAAATGCTAAACAATTATATCACGTacgaaagaaaatgacaaaaaaataaatgacgAAATTGGCCgtgtcaatataaaaaaaaaatacgcggAAGTATCAATTTGAAAGAGATGTGcatctttattttgtaaaatgaaaaaagcaCACGTGTTTACCACAAAACAGTACTCAAGTGTGGAAGAGAGAAGTGCCAAGTGGATGTTATTTATAAACGCGAAATTTTGATTAGACATACTATCACGAAAGAATGTTGTGTTTGCTTTCGCgatttgtttcagaaaaaaatcacatGTCATCTTTATGCAATCTTACCATTATCATAAAATCATTTATCGAACATTTATTAAGAGGAAAAATAGAATTTACCTTATATCAAAGAATATTGTATCATTTCGGCTGGACAATGCGCCATAATGTGTCGTAAACCTCTTTCAGCGTCTTGTCAGACTTTTCAGCAGACGACAACGTTAGCAGGATTACACAAGCTGCCGTAGTCCGTGCCAGTGTTAACATGTCTTTTTTAATCACAAGTAAATATTGCTACACTTTTCTAGGAAAAATGCAATAACGAATTCATATAAAAGTGATAATAACATACTGCTATTACGTAACAGTTTCCGTTTGCACAAGTCGATTCTGTGAAATTACAAAATTTCGGAAATAAGTCCGCCGCGCCAATTACGCTTGTTTATAAAACGATTTGTTACGGAGAAAATTCTTACAGTTCATGATACCAGCGTGCGATGAGTGTGTGTAGTATTCATGTATACAACATTAAcatatttctttattctttttcttaaaatataacaTGATAAATGGGTTATTCGCTATAGCTGCGATAACCTAAATTTAAAACCATGTTTTAGTTGTATCCATACTCCAAAGCAAATACGAGAATTTAACAACAGGTCTGTCTTAAATAGTTTGTCAGGAAAAGATTTAGTTGGTGTTATTTAACACAAAACTTTATTATGAAATGTTTGAGAtacttattaaataaataatctgTATTTTGGTATACATTTAGAAACCTTGATAAGaaatttgttgttatattttgtggcTGAGTTCATCATCCATGCAGTTGAACTCCGGTGCCGGTGAAAAGGGGCGCAAAAGGTTTTGAACTTTTCATAACCGCTAGTTAACAGACTTGGctgcattttatattttcaaaggaccttcttattaaatttattttacttgttaaaaaaatagttgataaactataatatttatttacgtGTTTTTGTTGTTAATTCCAAGAATATTTTACTAGTTTGAAATAGGAAACAATGCCCCTATAAGCCTTAGACAGACACACGGACTTTTAAAGTGAAAATCATCCGGCGTTTACATGAATGTGTATGAAATCTCTGCATTGAGTGTAGCATCgtgatagctcagtggtagaaCGTTCACCTCTGGACCGAGAGCTCCGGAGTTTGAGCGCCACCGGAGAGAGATATAGAGAGACGATAAAGCATGACAGCTTGTCCGACGCAGATGATTTTTTTTGAGAGAGTGTTTTGTATATTACAATTAAACACAGCTGCTAGTCCGATGCAAAAAGTTTATTTCTTTGACGGGAATTTTTTAATCAAGTTTAACCAAGATGTTAGGACTTGATCGTAGAAAATTCCTGTCGTTATCTCGTCCCACATTATTGATTTGCTAATGCAAGGGACGCAACTCAACAATAATACGGGTTCAATACACATACAGTTGTTTCGATTTTCAATTTGTGCGACACAGCAGACTGTCTCGTATTGATTGAATCaagttattgtatttttattataattagatTATTGCTACTTAAAAATCTGTGTAATTTCatctgaacagagattttgttttTGCTTGCAGTAAAATGTCTAGACTTATTGGGCAAAATGATATTCAAATGTCGGCAGGAGATGTTTAcgaagttattattattattaagataTTATCACATTCACAACACTTTACAATACTTTATTAATGAATCTTATTTATTACACTATTCGTTTTATTATCGAACTCTTGATCGATAGGCGGAGGCTCCTCCAAACGAAATGGGGCTATCCCATCAATGGGGGAAGGGGGCACGAAAACAATTTTAAGCCGGACGTGCTatggggcgtgggcagtgttgccttttccattactgcccatgaacagactcaatcaaaccgagtctgcaattttcactatttgccttgttctcggtgcttccgagggatctactttccagattttattaagagaTTTACGGGTGGCAGCGACTCAGTTACAGTTTTCTGACGATTTCCAACAGTCGTCTTATATAGAAGGTAGGcatctttaaatatgatttttattatatAGTTAAAAAGTCATAAAAACTTGCATTTCATTATATCACTATGCCTTTATTTATTTGACTGATTTGTTTATACAACAGTTTGGAATTTGTTTTAGAATTAAGACATAACATATAGCAAAACTCGAAACAACACGGTGACGTTAGACGCTTGTGGAATAATACGACTCGTGAATTATACACGAGGCGTATAAccagatatattaaaacatgcttctgctatttattatttcgattcgtcCTTTATATGAAATGGGAGATCAAATGTACTAGATCTCTTACTTGTATGGCGCCAAAATAATGTCACATTTCCACATTTTAATGCAAATGTGCTCGAATTAAGACATCATATATACGAAAATCgtgttttatgtttattaatgCTCGTAAAAACGTTtacggaataatttcacgagggcgtgaCCCGTGTGAGTTATTATGGCGGCGTACAACCTATTTGAGTGTATTAAGCCTGTTAAAAAACGTCatacaagtgtgtgtgtgttcgggtttaacgtctttttcaacaatttttcagtcatacaagTAAGCGTGCTTTAACAGAAACAAATACTGTACATATGAATGTAAGATAATTTATAGACTAGCAATGCACCAGAGGCATTGATATTAAAAACGACACTTGTAAAGATCAGCGTCTGCTTAAACAGTAGGTATTGTGTATACGTTATCAAAACTGTATTCTATTTGTTTTTAAGTTTCTCAGTAGTTTTCTCAAATGTTCTAAACGTATACGAACACATCACATTCTCACCACAAACAGAACACGTTATTTAATTACTGTTACATCACAGTCTCATGGCATGCAATATTCAGTGATATAATAGAGCcacaaaatgttacttttttcatTGCATGGTTCATATACTAAACTGATAACTTCATTGTACATATACATATagtagtctcttataactctacTAAAGAGTGGCAAagaacatgtatatatagaatttcatcatgtctttaatattgatttgtgtactttgatgagactttaatagacaattaaacataattatacataatataatcACACCTATTTACAGTTCAGTTCAAACAGTTATAACCACTCATTGATcgtatacattttgaaaatatcattggGCCCCTTTACCCCTCCTATTCAGTTGTATAGCCGTGTTTACTTCttccatttaattttaaatggaccaagtttggcATTTCCTCCTTCGCCTTTTTGACCAGGTGGTCCCATTGGCCCTTGCCTACCACTTGGACCTTGATCTCCCTTTTGTCCTTTCATTCCACGAAAGCCAGGAAGACCATCTAGTCCCTGTTGATATATgaatttgaaaactgattttaaattgcTACATCATTAACTTTAACTgtattaaaaacaaatacttttttaaagatatactatttttaaatgtcatatttgaaACTACGAACAATTACTGTACAGCGTCTTTGTAAATACGCACTTATATCTGTATGGTCAGTACTGAATTCATACGCggatgttttaaaacataaatggaACTAAAATTGTAGGAGGTTTTTCAAAATTAGTTTTCAATTAAGATAATGGATCCGTCATCATGACACTCGGAAATGTGCGAGTTCTTCAAACGCAATGTCGGCATTTTTCGCATGCGGGCGTTGCGTTATATTAATGTCGCCTAGCAAGCATTTGTAATTACACGGAAATTACGGAAAGCCATTACGGCAGCATGATCGTAAGAACATCAAGAGCTGACGATCTCACGGAAGTATACTTACAGGTTCTCCACGAACGGACACACCCATAGGCCCTTCCGGTCCTGCGTCTCCTTTTTGTCCTTTCTCTCCCTTGGCAGCCGATACTTTAATAGAGGCTGAAATATTATAACGTTCGTTCTACGGAATCATTCACTTATTTTGTATTAGTTAGTACTGACGCAAAAATACATATGGAATCGAGGTATATACAATGAGCAAATTTAAAACAGGTATCTGACATTTTAGCATAACAGTGTTTTGTTTATAGCAACATGACGCCAAAAAACTCGGCAAAACATTGATTAGTTGGAGACGTACCAATGACCTGATCTTGTTTCTTTAGACGATCATCTACCATTGCCGTTTCATCTTTAACTTCATCTCTTACTTTCTCTACAGTCCGTTCCAAGTTGTTTAAACGCTGCTTCATTTCATTAACGTCTTTGAAATCCTCTGCGAATTCTTTCCCAACTTCTCTAAGAAATTTCTTTTCTACAGCCACCATTCTCTGCATCTGAATGACCTGACGCTTCATGACTCCTTTCAGGCTGTATTTACTTTGTGTGGTTTGGTTCACTGGAGGCAGAGTGCTCTGGTCACATGTACATGCCAACCCTGAAAagtctttcatttttgttttcatctcATCTGTTTGCTTAACAACACCATCGATTGTTGATCGGAACAGCCTGTTTTTATTACGAAAAGAGTAACTGTTAACACATTATTCAAGTTAGAACAATATCAAAAAATTACTGAAAAACGCCTGGCAATCcttttcattaagaaatggtcATTCTGCCAAACAACTTCATCAGTAATTAAAATTAAGGCAGGTATGTGAATGCGCAATAACTAATACCATTTATAATAACTCTTCTAGAAGCTTAGAACGCCACCAAACTAAATAGCGATAGCAGTTGGATTGgctgagtctgttcaagagaggtaatgaaatgtgaagcACCCCTAACGCCCTCTAGCACTTGCATAAGTGGTACTCTTTCTTTCAGGGCTAGATATTATAACATCACTGAGTGCTTAGGGAACCATGTACCACACACATAGTTTATTCTCAGGAACCAAACAAATGTAAAACTATTCTTAAACATAAGTAAATTAACCATGGATTGTTAAATTACGATGTACGCCTCCAGAATGAAAGAAATTAGTTCTAGTATTCTAACAACTAGCACgtcatttgtaaaataaattatcaaacaaAAAACGAAGAGATCAatttctaatttgacctagatttatgGCTTGTACATCTATTTGGGTATGGCATCACACTATTATAACATCATATTTCTGTTGTCATGCCCATTACTTAATACTGGTGTGACACCACTGATGAGTTGCACTCAATAGGTTCGCTTAAGGTATAATAAGATCCGTAATCGAGTACATCCTTATGAAgggtattcaattcctaccacaaacctactttgactgaaaaTTTTCAGAGGTGTTTATGGTTTATGTAACCCCAATTTGGACCAAAACTTTCttccttattttccattttttgctAGAGTCTAGTAAGGTTTTACTTTTCTCAAgccttattattgatttattgtacacaagtggaaatgtttcatttaataagCGATTTATTGCTGTCCAAAATGAAATTACCACTGAAACAGAAGGGGACAGatttagacatctttaaaaatactgagttacatgcgattaaagttctctattttgtctTTACTCactagattacatattgtggaagaaatgtaggtaggttttacttctgccccaaggtaatttttgaatgatgtgagcaaaatttaaaacagtcccactgGACTCgatcttaatttttcaatgctGTCACTTTACATCCGTTTTGTTGAGACAccttagaaaaaaatgatactgactatTTTATTTTGCGTTTTATTATTGTTAACCAATTTTTGGATGTTTCTTGTATCGAATCAAATGGCATAATcaattatctgcaaacgttttggacagtggccatcactttgaaatttgtctgtacttgagctaataccataaattatataaaatttatataataaaacggcacggtaaaagttattgaaaaattgcaacacagtgccaAACCCGGTCAACTATAAGAATATACCAAGCTAATGCTCATAATCCGCTGAATTAAGGCGTTTTTATAAAATAAGTTGGAAAAAGGTCTAATGTTGAAAATACCTGATATTTCTGTAGCAGTGAGGTTGATGCATCTCGTATTGTTTTGATATCTAATCAAGCGTTTTGACGTAagcaccaatctgactaaagtacatctcctattacgctacgcataggatctgacaacgagctattgatggcctcgttctgacagccctcccgctagccaatcaaaagctaacttacaacattctgcaagctttaaaaagccttggtttttgatatcaacaatttttatgtcgaaagatatCAGATAggcggttagctcagtcggtagagcacttgctctgtaagcgtgaggtcccgggttcgagccctggattaactgcaaatttttcttactctgacattcgaacaaattgtctgattggttcaaacaaaaataggtttgcgaaaataaaaatagcaatattggaaatccaaaatatacagaagacgaatgtgaatgggtcgttctcagatcttcgtttagaagatcaagtactttagtcagattgacgtAAGCACATGGCTAGAAATTATGTCGATAAAACCTTTTATAAAACAGcatgcaaaaataatataaaagttaCCTGATATCAAATGATATGGCATCAAGGCGACTCGACAGAATATTATAAACCATGTCGACAGGCATATCGGCATCATTAAGCGGGATTGATTGAAGCAGTATGGTCATAAACACAACGTAAGTCCAAATAGATCTGTTACTTTTTTCGACTGCCATACTCCAAATTTGTCTTGAACATAAAGTATGAAAGAAAATGTGAGAAGAATGCTACAGTTAAAACACAGCCTGCTTTTACTtgtaatatttgatttttttaacatgtGTTTCGAATTAaactgtttacaaaataacacCAGAAACGAACGCGGATCTGCGTGCAACTTGAAAACAacggtttttttgttgttgtttagttTTTAAAACCCGCTAATGAATTTAAATTCTGACTTTATGTTTATTTCATGCATTTAGAAACAGTAATGTTTGGTGATTTCATTTAACAGTGCCAGATATAACAAAAGATGCAACTCAAACTTCTaaacaacaagtttttttttataagaggTGTATACTGcttaatataaaaacacaatccTGACCGTTTTTCAAACACACTcctaattatataatatattttttactgttttacgtAAACAATAACATCTAATTCAGAACATTACATATACAACTACGTCTTGCGGATCAAATTCATCCAGTCCTgttaaactgaaaaaatattataatgagAAAATAGTGCTCCAACTTGATAAAGTTGAGATATGACAGGTAAAATATTGCCAAtatgatcattttatatagtATTGGTTCGAGTCCCAAGTTTGCCATTTGAGTTTTTGATAAACTAATTGTTTGTAAGGTATTTTTGTCACACAatttaatatatgagccgtgccatgagaaaaccaacatagtgggtttgcgaccagcatggatccagaccagcctgcgcatccgcgcagtctggtcaggctccatgctgttcgcttttaaagcctattggaattggagaaactgttagcgaacagcatggatcctgaccagactgcgcggatgcgcaggctggtctggatccatgctggtcgcaaacccactatgttggttttctcatggcacggctcatatagtagAATTTGTTTCGCATCGTCTCTGACGTTTTGTTTTAAACCGTTTCCTGTTGTTATttaagtatggtggctgatttctgccatttcctGTTGTTATttaagtatggtggctgatttttgccatttcgAGTTGAAGGGGCGAACACACGAAAACTCGAAAAATACCTTATTCAtcaatttttcttgtttttgtattgGCGGGTTGAAAAACACGACACATTCTACGCGAAAACTCTACGTTCAGAGGGCGCTGACACGACACATTTATCTGTCCAGTTTTTGTGTTGACGAGTATGAATATGTATTTgagccctttatttgtcgtgctgtcgtgttgtAGTGACTTCGCCCCGCAGAGACGAATACAGGACAAATAACTTATTtgttgagttttcgtgtttttgcctCGCCAAgatgaaaacacgacaaatatcttatttgtcgagtttttcgtgttttcatgttttcgccccaccgacacacacacacacacacacacacacacacacacacacaaaaacaacaacCGACAAATACTTTCCAGCTATCTCTAATAAATTGTAGATTTGTTCTGAAGCCGGTGGCAGAGGGTTTGAGAAGCACTTTCTTTCTCATGGTGGGGAAACGAACACCGGATATAGACAAGAAAGTGATAAATCAATACAAGTTTTATTTACCCGGATATAGACAAGAAAGTGATAAATCAATACAAGTTTTATTTATCGTACACGgacagtttttaatatttttttttctttttttgaaaacacGACACATTCTACGCGAAAACTCTACGTTCAGAGGGCGCTGACACGACACATTTATCTGTCCAGTTTTtgtgttggcgggtatgaatatgtatTTGCGCactttatttgtcgtgctgtcgtgttcCGAGACGAAAACAATACAATTAACTTATTtgttgagttttcgtgtttttgaCTCGCCAACATGAAAACACaacaaatatcttatttcttTCTCATGGTGGGGAAACAGACACCGGATATAGCCAAGAAAGTGATAAATCAATACAAGTTTTATTTAGGTACACGGacagtttttaatatttaaaaaaattatgatgatatatttttgaaaactcAAAGTGTTACAAATAGCCTATGCAATATAAGACTATGGTGGAAATGCGTCTCTTTTAGCATATCATGGCACAATTCTCCCTGAAAGTTTCATGATCGCTTACAAATGTTCAGTAATGTGGCaggttttcaaaaatataacaacaaataaACACTACGAATGAAAATTGAATTGAgcgattttattgtaattaaacaGTCCAAACTTGTGTCAGATATCAGTATGGTAAGTTTTGTTGTTACGGAgatatttataactttttatgGCCTGATCGAATGTGTACTGGGGATAGACGAAGCAAATAAATATTGTTGCACAGGGGATAGCTATTAAGCGGACTGAGGATAGTAGcgatgtattttgaacaatgtcACTGTGATAATGATTATCCATTGCATACTGCCTTTTAACGTCTACATAACGATGTTAGGATATATGTTCAACGGTGTCCATATCGCGGGACGAAAACGAAACTATTCTAAGTGACTTTGTCTCGATATTTCGTCTGTCTTTTTATCCGATCGTATGTCTGTTCCTCCTTCCAGATGTTGGTCAAAATGAGTTGCTATCACATTTTGCAATTTAATGTAAATGTAGTATGATTTACTTATTTTCCTGTAACacaaaaataagtataaatttatttcagatcaGTAAAAGTATGGTTAAACAATATCGAGCTCGAATAGAATTCGTTAATCAATGTATAGTTTTGGCTACCTTACTGGCGCAGTTTTTGATTTTCTAATGGTCGCGACCTCTTATATTAGAGAATATTAGAGATCCAAAAACagtatataaacatctctgaagctgTTACAgcattcaaataaaacaaatcattttgaatatgtttCAACCATAAGTTAATTGTCTGCTAAGATGTTTGCCAGATTGACTGGAAATAAGGTACAAAGTCTGAAATCATAGATATTGGCAAGTCCAaagttgatgatttttttttattaatgtttgGTATCTTGTACTGACTGGTGCATTGATGGTACGTTTTGACATTGTCATACATTAACTAAACTTGTTAAATGTTGAAAGCTATGCACGCggaatgattttaaagaaaaaaatatttgggtAAGATGTTCTCACTGCTTACCGGCAGGGACCGTGACATTGTCAATAGACGCAAAAACTGCAACTCGAGTAGCTCCGGATATTTTGTAGAATGCAACCATTATTCATAATTTAAGTCCTTAGTACCTTTATCCTGGAAAGTGTGTGCTTCAATAGCTCGATCGCTCTGGCACGACACTTGAATGTATTAATATTACTTAATGATCTTAAATAagactttaaaatgtaaattattcattttgcagtactttatttaatttcttcaGTACAATGATACATAACAAAATGAGTTATGCTACTTGAATTTTCTCAGACTTAGAACGCTGACGAATAAGAGTTCTATGAATTGCTCTACACAATACACCCCTAGTGACAAGACCCGCGCAAGAAAACTGAGTATCGCCAATGGGACCTTACACTGGGTCAGTTAGGGTAATTGCATCTAAATAGCTAATCCCAATTGCTTCACATGTGGTAAAATCGATTCGAACCGTAGGCAAAGCAGttattatatctatttatttatttatttatttattcggcgttagctgaataatatggattttgacctagattctgtacGGGACACGGTACAGGTGCGTGCTtagaagataaaccatttattaagtcttaaatgacattgattatcagaaggcatatattaaatggaacatatttagtagttttgttatcCTAAATTAAAATGCTATATTCTAACTTAAAGGTTTTAGTAATTTGTCACCGATAGAGAAATCTAAAGTTaacttcttcccccgttgcgtacTTTGCTTATGGATGAATGTGTTGcggctggttgtaactgtagaaTCAGTGTACCCGGTAtcggactgtacgcggtttcgcacacacggcaaactcatgttcttcgtgaaaataaagcagaaaatttaacaattctttgttatcaTTTCatgaaactgagttattccccaatttgacaccaggggtctttccccactggagcctcgctctggcaagtgcagacaaaaacaataccaataccaatggaggccagtaggtcagctgataATTTCTAAATTTCAGGAAAATAATGACTAattatgcaaacaacaacaatgtgcaaattaaatctaaaaatcactattccatcagatattatataagtatttacctattacttcaaccaaataaaaaagatttcaacatttatagatggtatcccaatctgcaaatgtttgagtttttgctttaagttttttttttaaacaaaacaaaaaactgggaccttaatcaagtaattagagttatgAGGGTCACTGCTtctagtgatttaaaagctagggttttattttcatgtcaactgctttagccttttccgTTGCAAGTAATTGTacgctggtcgacatattgtgctagtgggttacttatggaggattctgacccaacacgaaattatttcagaatcagcccaggTCGTCAAAACATTTTGACcgtctatcactgaaaggatacctcttgatcatttaaagctgcttagttgaaatatttgcaaatgaataatgtgtttgtatatgcatatccaaatattttctgtctgtacattctgtttaattctgattttttcGTTACCTCTACGtcgtttgtcttttttaaagacaGTTCTTGTTTTTCTATTGAATTAAAATCCTTTACAATGTGAAGATTACATAGGCAATAAATGGAACGTTTACTCAAATATTAAGGGTTTACAAGCTTTTGATGTTGtcgttttt encodes:
- the LOC123558152 gene encoding macrophage scavenger receptor types I and II-like, which encodes MAVEKSNRSIWTYVVFMTILLQSIPLNDADMPVDMVYNILSSRLDAISFDIRLFRSTIDGVVKQTDEMKTKMKDFSGLACTCDQSTLPPVNQTTQSKYSLKGVMKRQVIQMQRMVAVEKKFLREVGKEFAEDFKDVNEMKQRLNNLERTVEKVRDEVKDETAMVDDRLKKQDQVIASIKVSAAKGEKGQKGDAGPEGPMGVSVRGEPGLDGLPGFRGMKGQKGDQGPSGRQGPMGPPGQKGEGGNAKLGPFKIKWKK